Proteins co-encoded in one Ziziphus jujuba cultivar Dongzao chromosome 9, ASM3175591v1 genomic window:
- the LOC107426733 gene encoding probable sphingolipid transporter spinster homolog 2 has protein sequence MGNEEEEAKSSEQPKASEETAMANVSTAAPAPSWFTPKRLLVIFCVINLINYIDRGAIASNGVNGSSGTCTKSGTCTSGSGIQGEFNLNNFQDGVLSSAFMVGLLVASPIFASLAKSVNPFRLIGVGLSVWTIAVVGCGLSFDFWSITICRMLVGVGEASFISLAAPFIDDNAPVEQKTAWLAIFYMCIPTGYAIGYIYGGVIGSHMNWRYAFWGEAIVMFPFAVLGFIMKPLQLKGFAPADSNKALTAVDAAVSEVEDVSNGNRDALRGEEAFKDKITHKPSKLPIATRIKNQVSRFMKDMKVLLVEKVYVINVLGYIAYNFVIGAYSYWGPKAGYNIYHMEDADMIFGGITVVCGILGTLAGGFVLDFMSNSISNAFKLLSATTFLGAVFCFSAFCFKSMYAFLAVFAIGELLVFATQGPVNFICLHCVKPSLRPLSMAISTVSIHIFGDVPSSPLVGVLQDSINNWRTTALILTSILFPAAAIWFIGIFLKSKDRFNEDSERHVSTTTERSNTAPLLGGKPVEAEASAEPC, from the exons ATGGGTAATGAGGAGGAAGAAGCAAAGTCTTCTGAACAGCCCAAGGCTTCGGAGGAGACAGCCATGGCCAACGTTTCGACTGCAGCTCCTGCACCTTCCTGGTTCACGCCCAAAAG GCTGCTTGTTATATTCTGTGTAATCaacttaataaattatatagatcGAGGAGCAATAGCAAGTAATGGTGTGAATGGGAGTAGTGGAACTTGTACAAAAAGTGGTACATGCACATCTGGTAGCGGGATACA GGGGGAATTTAACTTGAACAATTTTCAAGATGGAGTTCTGTCATCTGCTTTTATGGTTGGACTTCTTGTGGCTTCTCCAATATTTGCTTCGTTAGCGAAAAG TGTAAATCCGTTTAGGCTTATTGGAGTTGGGTTGTCAGTTTGGACTATTGCAGTAGTTGGTTGTGGCCTTTCATTTGATTTCTGGTCCATTACAATCTGTCGCAT GCTAGTTGGTGTTGGTGAGGCTTCATTTATAAGTCTTGCAGCTCCATTCATTGATGATAATGCGCCAGTTGAACAG AAAACTGCATGGCTTGCAATATTCTACATGTGCATACCGACAGGATATGCAATTGGGTATATTTATGGTGGAGTG ATTGGAAGTCATATGAATTGGCGTTATGCATTCTGGGGAGAGGCCATTGTCATGTTTCCATTTGCTGTTTTAGGTTTTATTATGAAGCCTTTGCAGCTGAAAG GTTTTGCGCCTGCTGACTCAAACAAGGCGCTGACAGCAGTAGACGCAGCGGTCTCTGAAGTTGAAG ATGTTTCAAATGGTAATAGAGATGCATTGCGTGGGGAGGAAGCATTCAAAGATAAAATCACACATAAACCTTCCAA GCTACCAATTGCAACCAGAATAAAGAATCAAGTCTCAAGGTTTATGAAGGATATGAAGGTGCTTTTGGTTGAAAAGGTTTACGTCATTAATGTTCTAG GTTACATAGCATACAACTTTGTCATTGGTGCATATTCATATTGGGGGCCTAAAGCTGGTTACAACATATATCATATG GAAGATGCCGATATGATATTTGGAGGTATTACTGTTGTGTGCGGAATTTTAGGCACCCTAGCAGGAGGATTTGTTCTGGATTTCATGAGTAACAGCATCTCAAATGCTTTTAAG CTTCTTTCAGCAACAACATTTCTTGGGGCAGTATTTTGCTTCAGTGCGTTCTGTTTCAAGAGCATGTATGCTTTCCTAGCTGTTTTTGCAATTGGGGAACTACTTGTCTTTGCCACTCAG GGTCCTGTAAATTTCATTTGTCTCCATTGTGTTAAACCTAGTTTGAGGCCACTATCTATGGCTATTTCAACAGTTTCAATTCACATCTTCGGTGATGTACCTTCCTCACCTCTTGTTGGTGTTCTCCAG GATTCTATCAACAACTGGAGGACAACGGCTTTGATTCTAACATCCATTCTCTTTCCGGCAGCGGCAATATGGTTTATAG GAATATTTCTCAAAAGCAAGGATAGATTTAATGAAGATAGCGAGCGTCATGTTAGCACTACAACTGAAAGATCAAACACAGCacccttgcttggaggcaaaccAGTAGAAGCAGAAGCTTCTGCTGAACCATGTTGA
- the LOC107426734 gene encoding soluble inorganic pyrophosphatase 6, chloroplastic, whose protein sequence is MATARVMAIANTTATTSCLLSKSIHFLPKQGPFNPRACFTRRVPSLKKSFTCTAIYNPQVQVKEQGQPETLDYRVFFVDNSGKKISPWHDIPLHLGDGAFNFVVEIPKESSAKMEVATDEQYTPIKQDTKKGKLRYYPYNINWNYGLLPQTWEDPSFANSEVEGALGDNDPVDVVEIGERRRNIGEVLRVKPLGALAMIDEGELDWKIVAISLDDPKASLVNDVDDVEKHFPGTLTAIRDWFRDYKIPDGKPANKFGLGNKAANKDYALKVITETNESWAKLVKRSVAGGELSLV, encoded by the exons ATGGCGACGGCAAGAGTCATGGCCATCGCAAACACCACCGCCACCACTTCCTGCTTGCTTTCCAAGTCGATTCATTTCCTGCCCAAGCAGGGTCCGTTTAACCCCCGCGCTTGCTTCACCAGGAGAGTACCGTCGCTCAAGAAGTCTTTCACTTGTACCGCCATCTATAACCCCCAGGTTCAGGTCAAGGAGCAAGGTCAGCCTGAAACCCTCGATTATAGAGTCTTCTTCGTCGACAATTCCGGAAAGAag ATTTCCCCTTGGCATGATATTCCACTGCATTTGGGTGATGGTGCATTCAATTTTGTTGTCGAAATACCCAAAGAATCAAGTGCAAAGATGGAGGTTGCTACTGATGAGCAGTACACTCCAATAAAACAGGATacaaagaaaggaaagcttCGATATTATCC TTACAATATAAATTGGAATTATGGATTACTACCACAAACCTGGGAAGACCCATCCTTTGCTAACTCTGAAGTTGAAGGGGCATTAGGGGATAATGATCCAG TTGATGTTGTTGAGATTGGTGAAAGGCGGAGAAACATTGGTGAGGTTCTCAGAGTCAAGCCTTTGGGTGCTTTAGCTATGATTGATGAGGGAGAACTTGACTGGAAAATAGTTGCAATTTCATTGGACGATCCAAAAGCTTCACTTGTGAATGATGTTGATGATGTTGAGAAGCATTTCCCA GGCACACTCACTGCAATAAGAGACTGGTTTAGAGATTACAAGATCCCTGATGGAAAGCCTGCTAACAAGTTTGGTCTTGGCAACAAGGCAGCAAACAAG GATTATGCACTTAAAGTCATCACTGAAACCAACGAATCGTGGGCTAAACTTGTGAAGAGATCAGTAGCTGGAGGAGAGCTGTCACTTGTATAG
- the LOC107426520 gene encoding putative disease resistance protein RGA3: protein MAELALSPLLQVVFDRLASPLLGKLRDLYDLKKNFEKLQYSLPMILAFLEDAEERQVADKAVKIWLNKLKNVAYDSDDLLDELAAEITLCEIRSNITRGNKVSGLLLPFKPSRRIFDVACELQEKLMVLDKITGEGLNLNFKKKGKDVHEFLARKRETVSFVVETEVYGREEDKKNILGMLLLTTCHGKTNGGISVIPIVGIGGLGKTTLAQLVYNDASLVGYFDLKIWVCVSNDFDAKKLIKAIIVSATRRVCEFSEMDMLQMLLRESLCSKRCLLVLDDIWNEDQEEWDRFRVLFTGCAEGSKMLVTTRSNEVAWMVGTTSSPYHLNVLSQDDCWDLFKNRAFGRGEEEKYPNLLPIGKQIIKKCGGVPLAAKTLGSLLRFKREEREWLFVQRSELYNLDKSQNGILPTLKLSYSHLPPHLKRCFAYCSLFPKNYEFKKEKLIRLWMAEGLIMGNGECRPLEDVGNDYFNALLWMSLFQEVKDSGDDSITVYKMHDLVHDLAQSVAGDEFLKLEFALPKGNLARVRHSSVVCKFESSAILSVMLKATRLRTLLLLSPGVNFQELPPSFITSFMYLRVLDLSGSGIKRLQISAGELMCLRYLDLSNTSIQELPDAICELFNLQMLYLSGCYHLVKLPDRISKLVNLRHLDITGCEGLTHMPNEIGRLVLLQTLPKYIVGEGSAQSLMELSCLDLQGELTISSLENVRNAKEAKNANLKEKHLHVLGLSWGNNEVALNTKSAGKKVPGLPCGSGGSDAGLEVDDILACLEPHPNLRKLFIKGFPGFKFPFWVLPNLVALALINCKRCESLPALGHLPFLETLYLQGMDNIKHISREFYGQDSQKLFPSLKELTLREFPNLEDWCGMDNTEVFPQLRKLILEKCPNLMAVPLFPSVQHVELQDCHPSIINSMENSTSLSNLVIHTFPGLLLLSEELLKNDGSLTSLKISSCQNLHSLPSELEKLTALKSLSISWCEELSCLPQGLQYLKSLESLEISECHGLFSLPDDGIAGLSSLKVLSIENCKNLTSLSTGLQYLNALEHLTIMYCPNLTFSPDNFHNLLSLKSFSILCCPGLVSLPEGLQHIKALHRLEIRSCSGLRNLPGWITNFSSLRSLAISDCHNLTSLPEGFRHLTTLQHLSIEDCPNLDQW, encoded by the coding sequence ATGGCAGAATTAGCTTTGTCCCCACTTCTACAAGTTGTGTTTGACAGACTAGCTTCTCCACTCCTTGGGAAGCTCCGTGACCTCTATGATCTTAAAAAGAACTTCGAAAAGCTTCAATACTCATTACCAATGATTCTAGCTTTCCTTGAAGATGCAGAAGAACGACAAGTCGCTGATAAGGCTGTCAAGATTTGGCTAAACAAGCTCAAAAATGTAGCTTATGACTCAGATGACTTGTTGGATGAGCTTGCTGCAGAAATCACTCTTTGCGAGATCAGAAGCAATATTACTAGAGGTAACAAGGTAAGCGGCTTGCTTTTGCCTTTCAAACCAAGCAGGCGAATTTTCGATGTTGCTTGTGAACTTCAAGAAAAGTTGATGGTGTTAGATAAGATTACAGGGGAAGGGTTAAACttaaatttcaagaaaaagGGTAAAGATGTGCATGAATTTTTAGCTAGAAAAAGAGAGACTGTCTCTTTTGTGGTTGAAACAGAGGTTTATGGTAGAGAGGAAGATAAAAAGAATATCTTAGGAATGTTGTTACTTACTACCTGCCATGGGAAAACCAATGGAGGTATTTCAGTCATTCCTATAGTTGGTATAGGAGGCCTTGGCAAGACAACACTGGCTCAATTGGTTTATAATGATGCTAGCTTGGTAGGCTATTTCGATCTGAAAATATGGGTGTGTGTTTCCAATGATTTTGATGCTAAGAAGCTCATCAAAGCAATCATAGTATCAGCAACAAGGAGAGTATGTGAATTCTCAGAGATGGATATGCTTCAGATGCTGCTACGAGAATCTCTTTGTTCGAAGAGGTGTCTTCTTGTCTTAGATGACATATGGAATGAAGATCAAGAAGAATGGGACAGATTTCGAGTTTTGTTCACTGGATGTGCGGAAGGAAGCAAGATGCTGGTAACCACTCGAAGTAATGAAGTTGCATGGATGGTGGGGACAACTTCTTCACCATACCATCTCAATGTCTTGAGCCAAGATGATTGTTGGGATTTGTTCAAGAACCGAGCTTTTGGTCGAGGAGAAGAGGAAAAGTATCCTAATCTGTTGCCAATTGGAAAACAAATTATCAAGAAATGTGGAGGTGTGCCACTAGCAGCAAAAACACTTGGAAGTCTGCTGAGGTTTAAAAGAGAGGAGAGGGAATGGTTGTTTGTGCAGCGGAGTGAGCTTTACAATTTGGATAAAAGCCAAAATGGGATTTTGCCCACTCTGAAGTTGAGTTATAGCCATTTACCGCCACATCTCAAACGATGCTTTGCGTACTGTTCCTTATTTCCCAAaaattatgagttcaagaaggAAAAGTTAATCCGTCTTTGGATGGCAGAGGGCCTAATTATGGGAAATGGAGAATGTAGACCACTAGAGGACGTAGGAAATGATTATTTCAATGCCTTGTTGTGGATGTCCTTATTTCAAGAAGTGAAGGATTCTGGGGATGACAGCATCACAGTATACAAAATGCATGATCTAGTCCATGATCTTGCTCAATCTGTGGCAGGCgatgaatttttgaaacttGAGTTTGCTCTTCCAAAAGGTAACCTTGCACGAGTCCGTCATTCATCAGTCGTATGCAAATTTGAGTCATCCGCAATTCTATCAGTGATGCTCAAAGCAACACGTCTCCGAaccttgttgttgttgtctcCTGGAGTCAACTTTCAGGAGCTTCCTCCTTCTTTCATAACAAGTTTCATGTACTTACGGGTACTGGATTTAAGTGGGAGTGGAATTAAAAGACTGCAGATATCAGCTGGCGAGTTGATGTGCTTGAGATATCTTGATCTCTCCAACACTTCCATTCAAGAACTCCCCGATGCAATTTGTGAACTCTTCAATCTGCAGATGCTGTATTTATCTGGCTGCTACCACCTTGTGAAGCTTCCTGACAGAATCAGTAAGTTGGTTAACTTAAGACACCTCGATATAACTGGCTGTGAAGGATTAACTCATATGCCAAATGAGATTGGAAGATTGGTTCTCCTTCAGACGTTACCAAAATATATTGTGGGTGAAGGGAGCGCACAAAGTCTTATGGAGCTCAGTTGTCTAGATCTACAAGGTGAGCTGACCATAAGCAGCTTGGAAAATGTTAGAAAtgcaaaagaagcaaaaaatgCTAATCTGAAAGAGAAGCACCTTCATGTGTTGGGATTATCATGGGGGAACAATGAGGTGGCTTTGAATACAAAGTCAGCAGGGAAAAAGGTACCAGGATTACCATGTGGAAGTGGTGGCTCTGATGCTGGATTGGAAGTGGATGATATTCTTGCATGCCTTGAACCACACCCGAATCTAAGGAAACTTTTCATCAAAGGGTTTCCGGGATTTAAGTTTCCCTTCTGGGTTCTCCCGAATCTGGTGGCACTTGCATTGATCAACTGCAAAAGATGTGAAAGTTTGCCAGCTCTTGGACACCTTCCATTTCTTGAGACTCTTTATTTGCAAGGAATGGATAACATCAAACATATTTCGAGAGAATTTTATGGTCAGGACAGCCAGAAATTATTCCCATCTCTCAAAGAACTAACACTCAGGGAATTTCCAAACTTGGAAGATTGGTGCGGCATGGATAATACAGAAGTTTTTCCACAGCTGaggaaattaattttggaaaaatgtcCGAACTTGATGGCAGTGCCACTCTTTCCATCAGTCCAACATGTGGAGCTGCAGGATTGTCATCCATCAATCATCAACTCCATGGAAAATTCAACCTCACTTTCCAATCTTGTTATTCACACATTTCCGGGCTTATTGCTCCTTTCAGAAGAGCTTCTGAAAAACGATGGCTCGTTAACTTCTCTGAAGATTTCTTCGTGCCAAAATCTTCATTCACTGCCTTCAGAACTAGAGAAACTCACTGCTTTGAAGTCACTGTCCATAAGCTGGTGTGAGGAGCTGTCCTGTTTGCCTCAAGGACTACAATATTTGAAATCTTTGGAGTCCTTGGAGATTAGTGAATGCCATGGTCTCTTCTCTTTGCCTGACGATGGTATTGCAGGATTGAGCTCTCTCAAAGTTTTATCCATTGAAAACTGCAAGAACCTGACTTCTTTATCAACTGGACTGCAATACCTTAATGCACTAGAGCACTTGACCATTATGTACTGTCCAAATTTAACTTTTTCCCCAGACAATTTTCACAATCTTTTGTCACTCAAGAGCTTTAGCATTCTATGTTGTCCTGGACTTGTTTCTCTACCAGAAGGGTTACAACATATCAAGGCACTGCATAGACTGGAAATTCGTAGCTGCTCGGGTCTAAGAAATTTGCCTGGATGGATTACTAATTTTTCTTCACTAAGATCCTTGGCCATTTCTGATTGTCATAATTTGACATCACTCCCAGAAGGATTCCGACATCTCACCACTCTGCAGCATCTTTCCATTGAAGATTGTCCTAATCTGGACCAGTGGTGA